The Glandiceps talaboti chromosome 1, keGlaTala1.1, whole genome shotgun sequence genome has a segment encoding these proteins:
- the LOC144437363 gene encoding store-operated calcium entry regulator STIMATE-like, whose product MEINSTDMASPSVDLTLTNGNSANMNESAAAVNVETALGHCGHGALTNPFGIFIQGILAFVAFSTLMLKRLREPKAERRPWRIWFYDTSKQGLGALVIHFANVFLADLFHGDPCTWYIINFLLDSTIGLLVIYIGLKITQIIVRRKQCDSLRFGEYGEPPSCNAWVGQCGLYILVVIIEKILITLLVQFRFWDKVRDFILSPIHNPQLEVVIVMLIIPFVVNAIMFWVVDNFLMRKTRRKSTFPGKQVDSKVKYFRKDHDKVVENGGSESEVLLTPDEEMDKYASGDDAKNKLIPLNNS is encoded by the exons ATGGAAATTAATTCAACGGATATGGCCTCCCCAAGTGTTGATCTGACACTCACAAATGGAAATAGTGCGAACATGAATGAATCAGCAGCTGCCGTAAACGTGGAAACTGCCCTTGGTCATTGTGGACATGGGGCGCTAACAAATCCATTTGGTATTTTTATTCAGGGAATTTTAGCTTTTGTCGCATTCAGTACTTTAATGT TGAAAAGATTGAGAGAACCGAAGGCAGAAAGAAGACCTTGGAGAATATG GTTTTATGATACTTCCAAACAAGGTTTAGGAGCCTTGGTTATACACTTTGCCAATGTATTCTTAGCTGATCTCTTCCATGGAGACCCTTGTACATG gtaCATCATCAACTTCCTACTAGATTCCACCATTGGATTATTGGTAATCTATATAGGTTTAAAGATAACACAAATTATAGTGAGACGCAAACAATGTGATTCTTTAAGATTTGGTGAATATGGTGAACCGCCATCCTGCAATGCCTGGGTTGGTCAATGTGGTCTTTACATCCTAGTTGTTATCATTGAAAAGATACTTATTACTTTACTAGTGCAATTCAGGTTTTGGGATAAG gtcAGAGACTTTATACTGTCACCAATTCATAATCCTCAACTGGAGGTGGTGATTGTTATGTTGATCATTCCATTTGTAGTCAAT GCAATCATGTTCTGGGTGGTGGATAATTTCCTGATGAGAAAGACAAGAAGGAAATCAACATTTCCTGGGAAGCAGGTTGATTCAAAGGTCAAATATTTCAGAAAAGATCATGACAAAGTTGTTGAAAACGGAGGCTCTGAATCAGAAGTATTGCTCACACCTGATGAAGAAATGGACAAGTATGCTAGCGGAGATGATGCCAAAAACAAACTCATACCACTCAATAATTCATGA
- the LOC144442312 gene encoding NADH dehydrogenase [ubiquinone] 1 alpha subcomplex assembly factor 3-like has protein sequence MATSMLRSAAVRLSTKTSRLRHCVRHMSKMYPTDDELYQKTTISILSKEAGGLPFITGYSSQGFTISGDRVVGPVAILPKTLVHWNVSGFEDINEGSLSLFHVIEPKIELLILGLGTTTQRLDPELHKFMRSKGIALEVQDTAHACQTFNYLMNESRVVAAGLIPPLDRTF, from the exons atggcgacaTCCATGTTGCGGTCTGCTGCAGTCCGGCTTTCGACGAAAACTTCCAGACTACG GCATTGTGTTCGACACATGAGTAAAATGTACCCCACAGATGATGAATTGTACCAGAAAACTACAATATCCATACTATCAAAAGAAGCAGGAGGTCTGCCATTTATCACAGGATACAGTTCACAGGGATTTACAATTAGTGGAGACCGAGTAGTGGGGCCTGTGGCTATTTTACCTAAAACACTTGTCCATTGGAAT GTTAGTGGGTTTGAAGATATCAATGAAGGAAGTCTGTCTCTTTTTCACGTAATAGAACCAAAAATAG AGCTTTTAATTTTAGGATTAGGTACCACAACACAAAGGCTAGATCCAGAATTGCATAAATTTATGAGGTCAAAGGGCATTGCATTAGAAGTTCAAGATACA GCACATGCATGTCAAACGTTTAACTACTTAATGAATGAAAGCAGAGTAGTAGCAGCAGGTCTTATACCACCCCTAGATCGTACCTTCTAG
- the LOC144442407 gene encoding heparan sulfate glucosamine 3-O-sulfotransferase 1-like gives MSLLFRYVTYPRRGFRQNSLIWLVMLLSLLAYLYYTASVRLKEIEESRLLDELEDREGNLAESRGKTIEWAVKYDRDEYINQRFNKSCYLQNKPAYLLKTPVNAATLRERGCERRLPNAIIAGVRKCGTTPLMNFLNLHPHVVGPGPESHYFDAQYDKGIDWYRNQMPYAAPHQITIEKTPTYFIHPHDVPSKVRMDVSLNVKIIFVLCDPVRRLVSDYLEWTTKQPKFPLGMRHKYIAETFEKSVIEGDRFGTVNMFNEIVDVGVYVKHLIRWFDYFLPNQILLVDGDKFKIDPVPELKRVETFLELRPFFQMDHFYFDSAKNFYCSAFPDRYCLGSTKGRPHPPVDESVLKKLCEYYRAFDVTLSKLTDQTFSWIGKC, from the coding sequence ATGTCTCTTCTTTTCCGATACGTTACGTATCCAAGGCGGGGTTTTCGTCAGAATTCGCTCATCTGGCTTGTGATGTTGTTGTCGTTACTGGCATACCTATACTACACGGCATCGGTGAGGCTGAAAGAAATAGAAGAATCGCGGTTATTAGATGAACTCGAAGACAGGGAAGGAAATCTAGCAGAAAGCCGAGGTAAAACCATTGAATGGGCTGTTAAGTATGACAGAGatgaatatattaatcaaaGATTCAACAAATCTTGTTATCTACAAAACAAACCGGCATATTTGTTGAAAACGCCTGTCAACGCCGCTACCCTGAGAGAACGGGGTTGTGAAAGACGACTTCCTAACGCAATCATCGCCGGTGTACGGAAATGTGGGACCACCCCACTCATGAATTTTCTGAATCTACATCCTCATGTTGTTGGACCAGGACCCGAATCACATTATTTCGATGCACAGTACGATAAAGGCATTGACTGGTACAGAAACCAAATGCCATATGCCGCTCCTCATCAAATCACCATCGAAAAAACGCCTACATATTTCATTCACCCCCACGACGTGCCGTCAAAGGTTCGAATGGACGTTTCCTTGAATGTTAAAATTATTTTCGTCCTGTGTGATCCAGTCCGACGCCTGGTCTCAGACTACCTGGAATGGACAACAAAACAACCTAAATTTCCACTTGGGATGAGACACAAGTACATTGCAGAAACGTTTGAGAAGTCGGTGATAGAGGGCGACAGATTCGGAACTGTCAACATGTTTAATGAAATTGTAGATGTTGGTGTCTATGTCAAACATCTAATCCGTTGGTTTGACTATTTTCTTCCTAATCAAATTCTACTCGTTGACggtgacaaattcaaaattgaCCCCGTACCGGAACTAAAGCGAGTAGAAACGTTTTTGGAGCTTAGACCATTTTTTCAAATggatcatttttattttgacagtgCGAAAAACTTTTACTGTTCCGCTTTTCCAGACAGATATTGCCTAGGTAGTACAAAAGGGCGCCCTCACCCACCTGTAGACGAGAGTGTACTCAAAAAGTTATGTGAATATTACAGAGCGTTTGATGTGACGCTTTCGAAACTGACGGATCAGACATTTTCATGGATAGGAAAGTGTTAG